The segment AATGTTCTCTCGATCGCATCCGGATAAACATGCAGGTTTTTGACTACGAATAACATCTTATCTAAAATGTATTCGAGCGCTATCGTCGAATCCGGGATCACGATACGTTCCGCGGAGGAATGGGAAATATCTCGTTCATGCCAAAGTGGAACGTTCTGCAAAGCGGTTTGTACGTTCGAACGTACTACTCTTGAGATTCCGGAAATTCTTTCGCATATCACCGGATTTCGTTTATGAGGCATAGCCGAAGAACCTTTTTGTCCAACGGAAAACGGCTCCTCCACTTCACGGCCTTCCGTCTTTTGCAAGAGACGAACTTCGGTTGCGAAACGATCCAGGCTAGCTGCAGTCACGCCGAGAGCCGACATATAAGCTGCATGCCTATCTCTAGACACTACCTGAGTCGCAATCGGGTCTGGCTTTAAACCCAATCGTTCGCAAACATACTCCTCTATATCGGGCTCGATATTGGAATAAGTTCCTACGGCGCCCGAAAGTTTTCCCACCGCGATTTCTTCCTTTGCGGTTTGAAGACGGCTACGGTTCCTGCGCATCTCTTCGTAAAAGAGAGCGAATTTTAATCCGAGTGTCATCGGCTCGGCGTGAATTCCATGCGACCTACCGATACAAGGAAGATCTCTATACTGAATCGCTTTTTCTCGGATCGCCTCAATCAGTTGATCGGTCTTACGAAGAATGAGCTCCATTGCCTGTACCATCTGAACGCATAAGGCCGTATCGCCGATATCAGAGGAAGTGAGTCCATGGTGAACATGACGTCCCGCAGGCCCAATATAAGAATTCATATTGGTTAAGAAGGCAATCACATCGTGATGAACCTTCGATTCGATTTCCAGTATTTCATCGACCTTAAAACGAGCTTTGGACCGAATCTCTTCGAAATCCTCTTCCGGGATTTCTCCCTTCTTGGTTCTCACTTCACACGCGAGAATTTCGATTTCTTTCCAAATATTGAATTTATTTTCTAGTTCCCAGATTCTTGCAATTTCCGGGTTAGAATAACGGTCGATCATCGGAACTTCCTGGGGGAAAGTCTCCCCTCTCTATGATAGGATTTTCAACCTTAAGCTTCCCGTAAACGGGAAAAAGCGCTTTAGGAAGACGTCAACCTAAGTCGAAAGACCTCACAAACTCTTTGATCAAATTGATATGATCCACCTCGGGCGAAGGGTTTTCCTTGCTAGGTTCGTAAAGGTGCTCGTCAAAAACGTGATAGTCGAAAATCTTTAATTCGAAATCCGGGATCGTAATAATGATATTCTCCGAATGGATATCGAAGATTAATTTTTCCTCGTCGGCTAAATAACGAGTCACTTCGATGACTCTATGAAAATCCATTGCGATTTTTTTAAGTTTCGCCTTGTTGATGATTCCGAATCTATGAGTATCGAAATTTAACTTCCATTTGGGAAAAAGGGCGTCCTGAATCGGGTTCTGTCTAATCTTCTCGTTTAAGCGAATGAATTCTTTCAAATGCTTTCCAGGCAAAAGATTTTGGTTATCACATGGAGTAAGAGTGATGATAGGAATTCCGAACGGACTTTTACGAAATCGAAGGCCCATAAAAAATCGAGTGGGAAGCACGAGATCCGGAATCAAACTTTTTAGTTTCCAATAATGAAGTCGCTCCAGACCCAATCTCGCAAACTTAAATCGAATCTCGTCCTTGGCAGATTCTTTCCAGGTAGCGCTCTGTAGGAACTCCATCAGACGGATTTCTTCCGGCTTCAGATATTTTCCCAAATTCCTTTGCACCTCTTTGTATAAAGAACCGAAAATAGGATCGGAAGGAAGCTTTGACTTACCGATCTTAACAACCTGATTCCAAGGTAAGGCATATACGAATTTGTAAGAACCGCGCCCGATGTAGTTCTCGGACGCCAGCGGCATAAAGCTGTCTAAAAATTCCCGACCATATCGATGGGTAATTCTGAATACATGAGAAACCGGAAAAACCCGCTCGTATAATTTCCGAAAGAATCCTGACTGCCTAAGCCGAAAATCGATCGGGAGATCTTCGAGAGGTATCCGTTCCTCTGTTTTTTCGTGATCGAAGAAGAGTTCTTTATCCAGTCCCTTTTCAAGGATCTCGATAAAGTTTGGAATTCCCGGAGAATTCCAGAAATTCCGAATCGCATCTCCAAATTCGGAGAGTCTTCCCTTCTTTGCCATTTTTCTAAAGTTGCGGAGAATACTTGAGCACGGGAGAATAGGTCGGCATAGCGCTTTTAGACTTTTTATTAGAGTTTAATAAGTCCGATTTATTCTCGTCCAACCACCAAAGATGATTAGCACCGCTCTCTCCGTTAAACCTTCCTAAAGGATTGATAGGGAATCCGAATCGATTCCAATACAATAGTCGAGTGGATTTTGTGTTCCAAAGTAGGACATATGGAACCTCTTTTGTTAAAGCCTTATCGATTTTACGAAGTAGATCCGTACGTTTTTGTACGTTGAACTCGGTCTTTTGTTCTTGGATTAACTTATCGACTTCGGAACTTTTAAAACCGGCCAAATTATTCTGGCCGGTTTCATCCGCGTATTTTGAAAACCACATAGGTTCCGGATCGGGAAATAATCCCCCACCCCATGCGGCCCAGGTCATATCAAAATCGTATTTATCGACGCGCGAACTCCACTCTGCTAAATCGGTGAGATCGATACTAGCTTGGATCCCGAGTTCCTTTGCGCGTTCAATAAAAACCGTAAAATATTTTTCGGTTCCTTTATCTCTATCTAAAATTGCGAATTTAAATTCTTTGCCCCCCTTTTCCAGAATCCCCTTTGCATTGGGCTTCCAACCGGCTTCCGATAAAAGTTTTCGTGCCTTTGCCGGATCATAATCGATCGGAGGGTTGGGCGTGGAATTTCCGGGCCATACTCCCGTGTAATACGCGTCCGTTAAGTCGTATTCGTTAAACGCTAGTTTCTCAACTAGAAGTTTCCTATCCACCAAATGTGCGATCGCCTTCCGAACGCGGACATCGTCGAACGGCGGACGCCTCATATTAAACACCCAGCCTTGAAAACCTATCGGCTTATCGTTATAAACTTTTTGCTTAACGATATAATTTTTATCGAATGGTTCGCCCGTCGCCTCCTTCACCCAAGTATATGCCTTATAAACCGGATATATGTCGATGTCGCCTTTTTTAAAGGCTTGAAACGCGACCGCTTCCTCGGTATAAACTTTAAATAAAAGAACGTCGAAGTTATCGCTTCCCTTATAAAAGGGATAAGCGCGCATCCAATAGTCTCCGCGTCTACGTAAGCGGATATATCTTCCTTTTTTAGCCGATAAAAGTTCGTACGGTCCGGAAACTACGGGGAATTCGAAGTTTTCCTTATTAAAATCTTTTTCCTTAAAGTGATGTTCAGGAAGAATAAATAGGGAATGCGCGACCGTTTCGAAATTCGACCAATGAATTTCTTTTTGCGTAAATTCGACTTCATATTCGCTTAATACTATCGGTTTTTCGAATCGAGCTAATCCGATCCGGAACACTGCCGTATTGTTCTCTTTGTTCATTAAGGTTTCATAAGTAAAGAGAACGTCTTTTGCAGTAACCGGTTTACCGTCGGACCATTTCGCGTTCCTATCGATCGCAAACGTGAATTTTTTCTTATCTGCGGAGATTTTCCAGGAACTTGCCAAGTGAGGAATCGGTTCCAGCGTTATCGGATGGTACTCCAACAAAGGCTCGAACATCGTTTGAAATATTTCCGCAGTTGTGGAGAATTGCTCTAGATAATAATTTAAAGATTTCGGGAATTGATGGCTGTAAATTCGGAGCGTTCCGCCTTTCTTAGCGTCGTTGGAAGCAATAGGATTATTTTTTCTTAATGCTTCCGGTATTGATGAATATGCCCCTTGCCAAGAAATATCCTTAACAACGGTTCCGTTATCGGAGTCTTCTTTCTCTCCGCAGGAAAAAGTCAGTCCGATCAAAAAGCCTATAATCAGGAGTATGATCGAATTCCGAATTTTTTGTACCCAATTCGTTTCCCGTTTCAATGTGCACCTCGCTCGTTAGAAACTTTTGCAAAGACTGCATTTCGGGCAAACTGAATACGGTTTTTAAAGGGATTTTTCGAATTGAAACGGCTTATTTTACTCGATGAGCGAACACTACGTCCGGTATCCGCTTAAGATTTCCAAGAATTTCCTTTAGCTGATCCAGATGCTCTACTTCGATCATGAATCGCGCCATTAGAGTGTCTTTCTGAACGGTGGAAGCTCCCGCTTCCAAAATATTCGTCTGGGTTCCCGAAATGCTTTTAACCATTTCTAAGTAGATTCCTTGACGATCCCTGGCCTTAACTTCGACTCTTACAGGAACCGGTTCGGTTTGTCCATAATCCCAATCGACGGATATGATTCGAAGTTGCTCTTCTTCCCTCTGTTTCAATGCCACGCTGCAATTTTTCTTGTGAACGGAAACCCCGCGCCCTCTCGTAACAAATCCGATAATTTGGTCCCCCGGCAAAGGAGAACAGCAGCCGGAAAGGCGCACGGGAATATCCCTTAATCCTGCGACGAGGACCCGGCCTTCGCCTGAATGGCCTTGCTTTTGATTCTTATCGTGCGAAGGCTTTCTCTTCAGCTCTTCCAGGACCTCCGCATTGAGGGTAAGTTCTGCGGCAGATTCGGCCCCATGTTCCAGATCTTTGCGACTCTCCTCGCGAAGCTTCCGGAAGTAGGCTCGAAGTTTTTGTCGAGCGGAAGTAGTTCTAACGATTCTAAGCCAAATCGGCGAAGGTTTTGATCGTTTATCAACTACAACCTCCACTTGGTCCCCGCTACGTAACTCCGTTCGTAAGGGAATCATTCTATTATTTATTTTAGCTCCCTTACAATGGAGACCAACGTCAGTATGAATTCTAAATGCAAAGTCGAGCACAGTCGCGCCCTTCGGAAGCTGAATGATCTCGCCCTTCGGAGTAAAAACGAACACTTCGTCTTCATGAAGATCATATTTTAACTCTTCCAGGAATTCTTTCGGATCCAATGCAGAATCCTGCCAGGATTGAAGGACCTCCAACCATTTTACGGTTAGATGCCGTTCGTTAGCATGGGTCTTACCTTCTTTGTACACCCAATGTGCCGCGATTCCGAATTCGGCGATTGCGTTCATCTCCGCAGTTCGAATTTGAACCTCGAGAGGTTTCCCGTCGGGACCGATCACGGTCGTATGCAAGGATTGATACATATTCGTCTTAGGAGTCGCTATGTAGTCTTTGAACCTTCCCGGAACAGGAGTCCAAAGAGTATGCACAATTCCTAAAACTCCATAGCAATCCTTGATTTCGTCCGTAATTATCCGAATCGCTCTCAAATCGAAGATTTCGTCGAAGGTTTTCTCCTTCGTTTTCATTTTTCTATAAATGGAGAAGAAATGTTTCGCTCTTCCGTCGACTTGCGCGTTGATATTTATTTCCGCCAAACGTTGCTTTAGAATAATTTGAAGTTTATCAATATACTCTTCTCGCTCGGATTTCTTTACATTGATTCTTTTTTTTATATCCTGGTATTCTTCCGGATAAATGACCTGAAAAGCGAGGTCTTCCAGCTCCGACTTAACTTTATAAATACCTAATCTTCCCGCGATAGGCGCGTAAAGTGAAAGAGTTTCGTTAGCAATCCTGCGTTGTTTTTCGGGCGGCTGAAAGGAAAGAGTCCTCATATTATGCGTTTTGTCCGCAAGCTTGATCAGTATGACTCGAATATCTTGAATCGTAGCGATGATGATTTTACGGATATTTTCGGCAGCCTCCGTTTCTCGAGATTGGCTCTTGATCTCCGAAATTTTCGTGACGCCTTCCACAAGTTGGGTGATTTCGGTGCCAAAGTCCGAGACCATATTTTCCCGGGTATATTTCGTATCTTCTATAACATCGTGAAGAATTCCGGCGGAAATTACTTTTTCGTCCAATCCCAGCTCGTAAAGAATATAGCCTACCTGCAACGGATGCACGATATAAGGCTCTCCGGATAGACGAAACTGCCCCTGGTGTGCATCTTCGGAAATCTTATATGCTTTTTCCACGAGTTCCAGAGACTCCGGTCCGAGACGATCTCGGACTCCTTCTAAAAGCATTTCTTTGGTTGCGGGAGCTTTCACAAATCCCATCAATAATCCGTCCGTATATCTAAGCCGAGGTCGAGGAATCGTGTGGTGTGAGTTAAGTATCCCATACTGACGCCGACACCTGAAAATTTCGATAATGCTTCCAACTTCTCAGGAGTGATTCGTCCGGAACATTCTATCCTTATCGAAGGATTCGTTTTTTTTATCGTTTCGAGTGCCTTTTTCGTATCTTCCAGACTGAAATTGTCCAACATAAGTACGTCTGGACTTGCCTGCAAAGCGTCTTCCAATTGCGAGAGCGAGTCGATTTCTAGTTCTACGAGTCTGCCCGGGTATCTGTCTCGAATTCTTTTTACAGGAATGGATGCATGTTCGAATAATGCGAGATGATTGTCCTTAATCATTGCCATTTCGGATAGGTCAAGTCTATGATTTGATCCTCCTCCGCAGTAAACCGCATATTTAGCAAGTTTCCGATATCCCGGTAAGGTCTTTCTAGTATCCAAAATCATCAAGCCGTTCGATCCGTAGCGATCTACGACTTTCCTTGTTTCGGTGGATATTCCCGATAAATACTGCAAAAAATTCAGTAGTATTCGTTCCACTCGCAATAATAATATCAAACTTCCGTTAAGTTCGGCGATCTTATCTCCCTTACGGAAACGATCTCCGTCTTTAAAGAAAAATATGGATTCCAAACTTTCACCGGAAAGTCGATTGAGAGCTTCGATTACGCCGCTTCCGCATAGAATTCCATCTTCGCGAGCATTCAAATTAGCGAATGCTTTTTGTTCCGGCTGAAAAAGGGAAACCGAGGTTATATCTTCGTCAGGACAGTCTTCCTCCCAAGCCATTTTGGCCAAAGGAAAGTAATCCTCCGAAACGACTTCGGAAATAGGCTTTGTGTAAGCCCTTTTCACAACGACTCCATCTAAATAGAAGTCTTACTTGCTTATAGAAGGGATCAAGCGGAATTCCTCGGGAATTCCCGTTAGAAAAAGAAAAGCCCGGATCCAATACCGGGCCGGGCTATTCCATCAAGGAATCGAAATAGGAGTTGCTAAAACCTAGGACTATTTTCCTGTATCAGGCTTTTTTTCTTCACCGCTAGAAGATGGGGTATGTCCTTCCGTATTGGATGGATTTGTATTTTGCCCTTCTGAAGGTTGATGCTCGTCATGCGGAGGAGCGCTTTGCTCTTCGGGAGGGTTATGCTGTTCCGGTGGAGCCTGTTCTTCGGGCGGTGCCTGTTGGTGCTCCGGAGCGGGAGCATGCTGATCTGCCGCAGGCGCTTGTTGCTGCCCTGGAGCATGTTGCTCTTCCGCCTGAGGCTGAGGATTTTGAGAATGATCTTCCTCGGAATGCTCTTCTTCTGCATCAGGTTTCGGTGTTGTGGTGCTCTCGGACTTTTTCTTTTCATCCGTTACTGCTTCCACTTCATCACTACCTGAATGCTTTTTCTTAGCTTTCTTAGGATCGAATTTCGTAGATCCCTTTCTCGGAGGAATCAAAAGCACTTGTTTAGGATAGATCAGGCTTGGATTCTTGATCTTTCCTTTGTTTGCATCATAAATTCTTTTCCAGAGTCGTCCAGTACCATAGTGCTGTTTGTATGACGCAATTCTCCAGAGGCAGTCAGCAGGAACTCTTTTTCTAACCACATACCTCTTCCATCCTTCCGGAAGTTCACCGGAACTTGCCGAAGCCTTTCCGCTCGTACCGGTCGTTTTGGTCTTCGTATGTGTCGTTTTACCCTCTGCGCCATCGACTGTCGCATTTCTATCTTCTTCGCCAGTTCCGGTACGTCCGGCAACGGAAGCGCCTGATTTAATCCGCTCTGCAATATCATCTGACTGATCAACGACAATTCTAGAAAGTCGAATCGCTTCCTCGGAGCGACTGATCGAATCTTCGTATTTTTCCGAAGAAAAGAAATCTTCCGCAGCTACTAAGGATTCATCGGCGGCCTTTAAATTTTCATCGGCTCTTTGGTAAGAGGTTTGAATATCTTTGCTAGAAGTTACTTTAGTTTGATCGATTCCGGCAAGTTTATCTTTTGCCTTAGCGATACTATCCTTAGCTTCTTCCTTTTTCTTGGCGGCGTAGGATTGAATATTCTTTGCTACGAGTTCATTCGACTTTTTACGAAGGTCTTCTACTTCGGAATATCCTTCTTTGATTTTGCCTTCGTCGATTTTCGACTTAGTTGCGTTCAGTCGTTGTCTGGTCTGTCCCACTTCGGGATCCTGGCCGCCCGCATAACGATCTGCATCGTCCAGATTCTTTTCGATATCGGATAGAGAATCGATCAGTTGCTGCTTTTGAGAGAGGGCTAAAGCTTTTGCATCCTGAGCGGATTTTTTAGAATCCAGATACTTTTTATTGCTTTGCTCGTATTGCTCGAATGCGGCTAAACGAGTCTTTAATTTAGCGTCATCTCCGGATTCTTTTGGATAGGATTCTAAGGCCCGATCCGCATTATCGCGAAGAGTATCACCTTCTTTACGAAGTTCTACCGCATTTGTATACGGTTCTGCGGCAAGTTGCGACGCGAAAGCTTCCTCGGCCTCGTCGATCGCGGCCGTAGCTTGTTTTTTGGATTCTTCGGTTAACGATGGAAATGATTTTTCCTGCGCATCCAAAGCTTTTGCTCTGGCATACACCGCACTTTTCTTCGTTTCGCCTAAGTCCTCGTTGGAGGCCTTTTCGTGAGCCGTAAAAAGGCTCTTGCGAGCCTCCTCGTATTCACCAGGCGCGTATTTTTCTGCACCGGATTCCTTGGCTCGAGTGATCGCTGATTTCGCTTCTGCAAGCTCTCTAACGGGGAGCTCAGCACCGCAAGCGACCAAAACGCCGAGGATCCCTAGTATTAGTAGGAATCGGAAAGATGTAGCTCGAAAGGATTTCATTTGTTTTGCACCAGCCTGGAATCGGTTTTCTCTATCGTAGCTTATTTAAAAGCACCGACAGCGTCAGCTTCATTATCAAAAATCTCAAAGAAGGACGTAAGCTTAGTGAGCTCAAATACCTTTCGCACAGACCCCGCGACGTTAATGATTTTTAATCCTCCCTGATATTTCTTTAGGTTAGAGAGGCTGGAAATCAATGCGCCAATTCCGGATGAGTCGATGTAGGAGACTTTTTCCAAGTTGATGATTGTATAATATTTCTGCTCTTCGATGAGCTTAGCGATGACATCTTTTATTTCAGGGGCGTTATACAAATCGATTTCGCCATTAATGTCCAGAATTACGATGTTACCGCTTTCCCTTCTGGTGATTTCCATAAAAAATCAGCAACTCCTTATTATCTCTTTTTGAACCAACCTACTATAGGGGGGCCAAACTCTATATAGTCAACGAGAAATTTCCGGTCTTTCATACAAATTTTTCCATTTAGCGGAAAACCGATCAAATTTTCCTTCTTTAATGGATCGCCGAAGCTCGAACATAAACTTCTTCATAAAACTCAGATTATGGAACGTACTCAGAGAGAAAGCGGTCAGCTCTTTTACGTGGTGAAGATGCCTAAGATATCCGACACTATATCTCTTACAGACTCTACATTCACATTCCGAATCTAGAGGTTCGTCGGAAAACTTCCACTTCTCGTTTCTCAAGTTAATTTTTCCCTTCGAAGTGAATACTTGTCCGTTTCTTGCGTTGCGTGTGGGTAGAACACAATCGAACATATCGACTCCGTTCCTCACTCCGTCCAAAATGTCCGGAACCGTACCGACTCCCATGAGATAAAGAGGTCGATTTCGATCTACATGAGGGGCGATTCCTTCCAAAGTTCGAATGAAATCAGGTCGAGGCTCTCCCACAGAGAGGCCGCCGAGCGCAATTCCGGAGAATGGAAGCCCGTTTAAGTAGGAAAGACTTTCCAACCGGAGCTCCACGTTCGTACCACCTTGGACAATTCCGAACAAATGTTGTCCGTTTTTATCCTTTTCCCAGTAACGCACTGCCGTTTCCGCCCAACGATGTGTCCGATCCAAGGATTCTTTGATCCGAGCGACACTTGCCTCTCCGGGAGGGCAATCGTCTAACACCATCATAATGTCGGAACCGATCGTCCGCTGAATATCCACGACCTTCTCGGGAGTAAAGAAATGGGAGCTGCCGTCTATATGGGAACGAAAGGCAACCCCGTCCGTTTCGAATTTAAAAAGGGAATTTAAACTAAAAACTTGAAAGCCCCCGCTATCGGTCAATAAGGCTTTCTTATACGATATGAAATTCTTGAGTCCTCCGAAGCTTTGGAGAACCTCCGTCCCCGGCCGTAAATACAAGTGGTACGTATTTCCGAGGATCAGTTCGAATCCTAGTTCGTCGATATCGTCAGAATCCAGAGATTTAATCGCTCCTCTGGTTCCCACGGGCATGAATACGGGAGTCGGGATCTCTATGCCGTTTAAGGCGAGAGTCCCGGTGCGAGCAAAGGATTGTGGGTCTCGAGTTTCTTCCCGAAAGATCATTTCTTCCGAGGACAATTGGGATCTAAGCAACTTCCGTAGATATTCAAGCTATGTCCTGTGATTTTGAAACCGTTTCCGAGAGCGGCCTGCTCCTGGAGCTGTTCGATCCTTTCGTCCACAAATTCGACGATTCGACCGCAATCTACACAAATAATATGATCGTGATGAGTGTGACCGATGATATGTTCGTAGTACTTATAATCCTGTCCAAAATTATGTTCTTGGAGAAGTTTCGCTTCCACCATAATCGATAGAATCCGATAAATGGTCGCCTTGGAAATTTTATCTCTCTGGTCTTTGAATTCTTCCAGGAGGCTTTCCGCGGTAAAATGGTTGTGAAGAGAGAAAATTCTCTCGGCAACCAGCATCCGCTGGTTTGTGATTTTTAATCCTTTCTTTTGAAGATAATCAGAAAAGGTTTTCATCTCCATGCGAACGGATTCGTCTACGGTCTTAAGAATTTCGGCTTCCTTATCCTTATTCATCTTTTATCAGATCAATGTTTATCTAACAGTTCATTTCTTGGGTTCGGGCGTGCGAGTCACTCCCGATTCTTTCCCGTATTAGATCAGATATCGAATATCGGGCAATCCAAAAATCAAAGGTGCAAGGCTTCCGTCCGAATTGTTGGACAGAGAAAGTAGAAGGCCTGCCTTTCCCGAAAGTTTCGGAAGACCGTTTTTCCGGGAGATTTCCGAGCAATCACTCGTCAATCTTTCCGGAAATCGAATAGTACCAAGCTCTCTCTAATTCTTCGGAAATTCGGACGGAGAGAATGCGCAAAGCTCTAGTTTGGGCCTGAGCTTCCGTTTCGATATAGCCGACTTGGTCGGAATAAATCACCCTCGCAGGAATTTCGGACCTCTCCAATGGGATTCGTTCTCCACCTGCTTTTTGAAGTTCCACCTTGCATATAATCAACATTTCACGACTGAGTAATTGCCCGCCTTGATCCAGCAAGGCGCCCACTTGTTGATAGTGGGAAATTTCTCCGTAAATGCGGTACGCCGCGAGGGATTTTTCCCGCGTTTGGATAAACCTTCCGCGATTATTTATTTCCTGTTTTACTAAATCGGAAAGTTGGGTATGCAATCCGATCCCGTACGAATTATTTCTGAAATTCTGAATGTAGACCGTCCTTTGGGAATCAGGAATTGGAATACCGTTTATTTTCGGAGGATTTCCAGGTTCTCGGGCAAAGTAAGCACAACTATTCAAAACGATCCCGAAAATCGGGATCAGTAAAAGAAGACGCATATCTTTCAGGCTGATGGTTTCCCTTTCTAGGGCAAGGAAATTCTATGATTCCTGCTTTACATTTCAGCCGAACGGCCGCTGAATTCGCACATGGGGAGAACCTTTCGTTTATTTCCAAGTACGGATCTCGTTTTATTTCTTTTCGTTTTGGGAACGCTTCTCGTACCGTTGCGCGCTTCTTTTGGAGTGGAAACCGCGCCTAAAATTTCCTCCTTAATATCCGGCCCGAAGAAAACACTCACCTCGGCTCCACCGATTTGGCAGGAACTCACTTCGGATACGCTCGCCGATCTAGGAAATATGCGGTTTCCGATGGAGCTCGAAACTCCGATTTCCGGTTCATACGCGGAGTATAGAGTTCACCATCTTCATATGGGTTGCGATTTTAAAACGTTTCATGCAAACGGCCTTGCTGCATCGGCCCCGTTTTCAGGATACGTAGATTCGATCGGACAATCCGCGAAAGGATACGGGCTCAATCTAGTACTGAAATCCTCCACTTCTCCATTAAAGGCAAAATTCGCTCACTTATTGGATTTTAGCGGAGTTCGAAAGGACCTAGAACTTTTGAGGGAGGCCCTGGCTCTTTTGAGCGGCGGAGAATTCCATGTAAAGTTTTCGAATCCAAGTTTCGTAGCAAATAAAGGAGACGCGTTCGCAAGATTGGGAGAATCGGGAACGGGGGTCAGTCATTTACATTTCGAACTTCATCTTCCCGGAGGCACTCTCAATCCTCTTCCGTTTCTCCCGATGAGAGGAAGGGATACGACTCCTCCCGAATTGCTTCTGTTATACGTGGATTCTGACGATGGAACTCAGCTAAGATTCCCTTTGCTAAAAAAAGGGGAAGGCATATTTGAAATCTCGCCGGAAACGACATTGTCTTTGAATGGAGGTGTTCGTTTTCGATTAGGCGCATATGACCTGATGACTTCTCGAAATAAGAATAATTTATTTTTTGTGGGTCTTTATAACGGGCAAATTCCTTTATATGAACGATCGTTTCGCGGGATGAGTTATGAAGAAGCGCGTTCCCATCAGGATATCTTCGATTCCAATCGATCTTCTTTAAATCCTGCCGTCTATGTATATAATTTGTTTCCAGCCAAGGCCCCCAGTATTTCCTTAAACTCCTTTCCGATCGGAACCAATCTAATCATCACATTAAAAGCGGCGGACCATGCCGGGAATCGATCCCAAATCTCGATTCCTATCGCGGTAAGTCCGCCCACAAAGCAAAGGACATCCGGGACGAAAACCGACTTCACATCTAAAGACGGGAATCTCAAAATAAAAACTCCCGTCAAAACCACTTACGGAGCCGGAAAACTTTTCTTTGAGAGGGTGGAAGCGCCTGAGGAAA is part of the Leptospira broomii serovar Hurstbridge str. 5399 genome and harbors:
- the purB gene encoding adenylosuccinate lyase; translation: MIDRYSNPEIARIWELENKFNIWKEIEILACEVRTKKGEIPEEDFEEIRSKARFKVDEILEIESKVHHDVIAFLTNMNSYIGPAGRHVHHGLTSSDIGDTALCVQMVQAMELILRKTDQLIEAIREKAIQYRDLPCIGRSHGIHAEPMTLGLKFALFYEEMRRNRSRLQTAKEEIAVGKLSGAVGTYSNIEPDIEEYVCERLGLKPDPIATQVVSRDRHAAYMSALGVTAASLDRFATEVRLLQKTEGREVEEPFSVGQKGSSAMPHKRNPVICERISGISRVVRSNVQTALQNVPLWHERDISHSSAERIVIPDSTIALEYILDKMLFVVKNLHVYPDAIERTLGITRGLIFSQKVLLHLIEKGGITREDAYSIVQGHAMAVWADQTQTLKGRLAADPKVQEVLNPDDLDAIFRIEPYLAKVGLIYKRLGLE
- a CDS encoding extracellular solute-binding protein translates to MKRETNWVQKIRNSIILLIIGFLIGLTFSCGEKEDSDNGTVVKDISWQGAYSSIPEALRKNNPIASNDAKKGGTLRIYSHQFPKSLNYYLEQFSTTAEIFQTMFEPLLEYHPITLEPIPHLASSWKISADKKKFTFAIDRNAKWSDGKPVTAKDVLFTYETLMNKENNTAVFRIGLARFEKPIVLSEYEVEFTQKEIHWSNFETVAHSLFILPEHHFKEKDFNKENFEFPVVSGPYELLSAKKGRYIRLRRRGDYWMRAYPFYKGSDNFDVLLFKVYTEEAVAFQAFKKGDIDIYPVYKAYTWVKEATGEPFDKNYIVKQKVYNDKPIGFQGWVFNMRRPPFDDVRVRKAIAHLVDRKLLVEKLAFNEYDLTDAYYTGVWPGNSTPNPPIDYDPAKARKLLSEAGWKPNAKGILEKGGKEFKFAILDRDKGTEKYFTVFIERAKELGIQASIDLTDLAEWSSRVDKYDFDMTWAAWGGGLFPDPEPMWFSKYADETGQNNLAGFKSSEVDKLIQEQKTEFNVQKRTDLLRKIDKALTKEVPYVLLWNTKSTRLLYWNRFGFPINPLGRFNGESGANHLWWLDENKSDLLNSNKKSKSAMPTYSPVLKYSPQL
- a CDS encoding RelA/SpoT family protein codes for the protein MGFVKAPATKEMLLEGVRDRLGPESLELVEKAYKISEDAHQGQFRLSGEPYIVHPLQVGYILYELGLDEKVISAGILHDVIEDTKYTRENMVSDFGTEITQLVEGVTKISEIKSQSRETEAAENIRKIIIATIQDIRVILIKLADKTHNMRTLSFQPPEKQRRIANETLSLYAPIAGRLGIYKVKSELEDLAFQVIYPEEYQDIKKRINVKKSEREEYIDKLQIILKQRLAEININAQVDGRAKHFFSIYRKMKTKEKTFDEIFDLRAIRIITDEIKDCYGVLGIVHTLWTPVPGRFKDYIATPKTNMYQSLHTTVIGPDGKPLEVQIRTAEMNAIAEFGIAAHWVYKEGKTHANERHLTVKWLEVLQSWQDSALDPKEFLEELKYDLHEDEVFVFTPKGEIIQLPKGATVLDFAFRIHTDVGLHCKGAKINNRMIPLRTELRSGDQVEVVVDKRSKPSPIWLRIVRTTSARQKLRAYFRKLREESRKDLEHGAESAAELTLNAEVLEELKRKPSHDKNQKQGHSGEGRVLVAGLRDIPVRLSGCCSPLPGDQIIGFVTRGRGVSVHKKNCSVALKQREEEQLRIISVDWDYGQTEPVPVRVEVKARDRQGIYLEMVKSISGTQTNILEAGASTVQKDTLMARFMIEVEHLDQLKEILGNLKRIPDVVFAHRVK
- the nadC gene encoding carboxylating nicotinate-nucleotide diphosphorylase; amino-acid sequence: MKRAYTKPISEVVSEDYFPLAKMAWEEDCPDEDITSVSLFQPEQKAFANLNAREDGILCGSGVIEALNRLSGESLESIFFFKDGDRFRKGDKIAELNGSLILLLRVERILLNFLQYLSGISTETRKVVDRYGSNGLMILDTRKTLPGYRKLAKYAVYCGGGSNHRLDLSEMAMIKDNHLALFEHASIPVKRIRDRYPGRLVELEIDSLSQLEDALQASPDVLMLDNFSLEDTKKALETIKKTNPSIRIECSGRITPEKLEALSKFSGVGVSMGYLTHTTRFLDLGLDIRTDY
- a CDS encoding lipoprotein LipL71, producing MKSFRATSFRFLLILGILGVLVACGAELPVRELAEAKSAITRAKESGAEKYAPGEYEEARKSLFTAHEKASNEDLGETKKSAVYARAKALDAQEKSFPSLTEESKKQATAAIDEAEEAFASQLAAEPYTNAVELRKEGDTLRDNADRALESYPKESGDDAKLKTRLAAFEQYEQSNKKYLDSKKSAQDAKALALSQKQQLIDSLSDIEKNLDDADRYAGGQDPEVGQTRQRLNATKSKIDEGKIKEGYSEVEDLRKKSNELVAKNIQSYAAKKKEEAKDSIAKAKDKLAGIDQTKVTSSKDIQTSYQRADENLKAADESLVAAEDFFSSEKYEDSISRSEEAIRLSRIVVDQSDDIAERIKSGASVAGRTGTGEEDRNATVDGAEGKTTHTKTKTTGTSGKASASSGELPEGWKRYVVRKRVPADCLWRIASYKQHYGTGRLWKRIYDANKGKIKNPSLIYPKQVLLIPPRKGSTKFDPKKAKKKHSGSDEVEAVTDEKKKSESTTTPKPDAEEEHSEEDHSQNPQPQAEEQHAPGQQQAPAADQHAPAPEHQQAPPEEQAPPEQHNPPEEQSAPPHDEHQPSEGQNTNPSNTEGHTPSSSGEEKKPDTGK